Proteins encoded together in one Pongo abelii isolate AG06213 chromosome 8, NHGRI_mPonAbe1-v2.0_pri, whole genome shotgun sequence window:
- the HNRNPH3 gene encoding heterogeneous nuclear ribonucleoprotein H3 isoform X4 has protein sequence MYDRMRRGGDGYDGGYGGFDDYGGYNNYGYGNDGFDDRMRDGRGMGGHGYGGAGDASSGFHGGHFVHMRGLPFRATENDIANFFSPLNPIRVHIDIGADGRATGEADVEFVTHEDAVAAMSKDKNNMQHRYIELFLNSTPGGGSGMGGSGMGGYGRDGMDNQGGYGSVGRMGMGNNYSGGYGTPDGLGGYGRGGGGSGGYYGQGGMSGGGWRGMY, from the exons ATGTATGACAGAATGCGACGAGGAGGTGATGGATATGATGGTG GTTATGGAGGTTTTGATGACTATGGTGGCTATAATAATTACGGCTATGGGAATGATGGCTTTGATGACAGAATGAGAGATGGAAgag GTATGGGAGGCCATGGCTATGGTGGAGCTGGTGATGCAAGTTCAGGTTTTCATGGTGGTCATTTTGTACATATGAGAGGGTTGCCTTTTCGTGCGACTGAAAATGACATTGCTAAT ttcttctcaCCACTAAATCCAATACGAGTTCATATTGATATTGGAGCTGATGGCAGAGCCACAGGAGAAGCAGATGTAGAGTTTGTGACACATGAAGATGCAGTAGCTGCCATgtctaaagataaaaataacatgC aacatCGATATATTGAACTCTTCTTGAATTCTACTCCTGGAGGCGGCTCTGGCATGGGAGGTTCTGGAATGGGAGGCTACGGAAGAGATGGAATGG ataatcagGGAGGCTATGGATCAGTTGGAAGAATGGGAATGGGGAACAATTACAGTGGAGGATACGGTACTCCTGATGGTTTGGGTGGTTATG GTCGTGGTGGTGGAGGCAGTGGAGGTTACTACGGGCAAGGCGGCATGAGTGGAGGTGGATGGCGTGGGATGTACTGA
- the HNRNPH3 gene encoding heterogeneous nuclear ribonucleoprotein H3 isoform X1, translated as MDWVMKHNGPNDASDGTVRLRGLPFGCSKEEIVQFFQGLEIVPNGITLTMDYQGRSTGEAFVQFASKEIAENALGKHKERIGHRYIEIFRSSRSEIKGFYDPPRRLLGQRPGPYDRPIGGRGGYYGAGRGSMYDRMRRGGDGYDGGYGGFDDYGGYNNYGYGNDGFDDRMRDGRGMGGHGYGGAGDASSGFHGGHFVHMRGLPFRATENDIANFFSPLNPIRVHIDIGADGRATGEADVEFVTHEDAVAAMSKDKNNMQHRYIELFLNSTPGGGSGMGGSGMGGYGRDGMDNQGGYGSVGRMGMGNNYSGGYGTPDGLGGYGRGGGGSGGYYGQGGMSGGGWRGMY; from the exons ATGGATTGGGTTATGAAACATAATGGTCCAAATGACGCTAGTGATGGGACAGTACGACTTCGTGGACTACCATTTGGTTGCAGCAAAGAGGAAATAGTTCAGTTCTTTCAAG GGTTGGAAATCGTGCCAAATGGGATAACATTGACGATGGACTACCAGGGGAGAAGCACAGGGGAGGCCTTCGTGCAGTTTGCTTCAAAGGAGATAGCAGAAAATGCTCTGGGGAAACACAAGGAAAGAATAGGGCACAG GTATATTGAGATCTTCAGAAGTAGCAGGAGTGAAATCAAAGGATTTTATGATCCACCAAGAAGATTGCTGGGACAGCGACCGGGACCATATGATAGACCAATAGGAGGAAGAGGGGGTTATTATGGAGCTGGGCGTGGAAGTATGTATGACAGAATGCGACGAGGAGGTGATGGATATGATGGTG GTTATGGAGGTTTTGATGACTATGGTGGCTATAATAATTACGGCTATGGGAATGATGGCTTTGATGACAGAATGAGAGATGGAAgag GTATGGGAGGCCATGGCTATGGTGGAGCTGGTGATGCAAGTTCAGGTTTTCATGGTGGTCATTTTGTACATATGAGAGGGTTGCCTTTTCGTGCGACTGAAAATGACATTGCTAAT ttcttctcaCCACTAAATCCAATACGAGTTCATATTGATATTGGAGCTGATGGCAGAGCCACAGGAGAAGCAGATGTAGAGTTTGTGACACATGAAGATGCAGTAGCTGCCATgtctaaagataaaaataacatgC aacatCGATATATTGAACTCTTCTTGAATTCTACTCCTGGAGGCGGCTCTGGCATGGGAGGTTCTGGAATGGGAGGCTACGGAAGAGATGGAATGG ataatcagGGAGGCTATGGATCAGTTGGAAGAATGGGAATGGGGAACAATTACAGTGGAGGATACGGTACTCCTGATGGTTTGGGTGGTTATG GTCGTGGTGGTGGAGGCAGTGGAGGTTACTACGGGCAAGGCGGCATGAGTGGAGGTGGATGGCGTGGGATGTACTGA
- the HNRNPH3 gene encoding heterogeneous nuclear ribonucleoprotein H3 isoform X2, whose product MDWVMKHNGPNDASDGTVRLRGLPFGCSKEEIVQFFQGLEIVPNGITLTMDYQGRSTGEAFVQFASKEIAENALGKHKERIGHRYIEIFRSSRSEIKGFYDPPRRLLGQRPGPYDRPIGGRGGYYGAGRGSMYDRMRRGGYGGFDDYGGYNNYGYGNDGFDDRMRDGRGMGGHGYGGAGDASSGFHGGHFVHMRGLPFRATENDIANFFSPLNPIRVHIDIGADGRATGEADVEFVTHEDAVAAMSKDKNNMQHRYIELFLNSTPGGGSGMGGSGMGGYGRDGMDNQGGYGSVGRMGMGNNYSGGYGTPDGLGGYGRGGGGSGGYYGQGGMSGGGWRGMY is encoded by the exons ATGGATTGGGTTATGAAACATAATGGTCCAAATGACGCTAGTGATGGGACAGTACGACTTCGTGGACTACCATTTGGTTGCAGCAAAGAGGAAATAGTTCAGTTCTTTCAAG GGTTGGAAATCGTGCCAAATGGGATAACATTGACGATGGACTACCAGGGGAGAAGCACAGGGGAGGCCTTCGTGCAGTTTGCTTCAAAGGAGATAGCAGAAAATGCTCTGGGGAAACACAAGGAAAGAATAGGGCACAG GTATATTGAGATCTTCAGAAGTAGCAGGAGTGAAATCAAAGGATTTTATGATCCACCAAGAAGATTGCTGGGACAGCGACCGGGACCATATGATAGACCAATAGGAGGAAGAGGGGGTTATTATGGAGCTGGGCGTGGAAGTATGTATGACAGAATGCGACGAGGAG GTTATGGAGGTTTTGATGACTATGGTGGCTATAATAATTACGGCTATGGGAATGATGGCTTTGATGACAGAATGAGAGATGGAAgag GTATGGGAGGCCATGGCTATGGTGGAGCTGGTGATGCAAGTTCAGGTTTTCATGGTGGTCATTTTGTACATATGAGAGGGTTGCCTTTTCGTGCGACTGAAAATGACATTGCTAAT ttcttctcaCCACTAAATCCAATACGAGTTCATATTGATATTGGAGCTGATGGCAGAGCCACAGGAGAAGCAGATGTAGAGTTTGTGACACATGAAGATGCAGTAGCTGCCATgtctaaagataaaaataacatgC aacatCGATATATTGAACTCTTCTTGAATTCTACTCCTGGAGGCGGCTCTGGCATGGGAGGTTCTGGAATGGGAGGCTACGGAAGAGATGGAATGG ataatcagGGAGGCTATGGATCAGTTGGAAGAATGGGAATGGGGAACAATTACAGTGGAGGATACGGTACTCCTGATGGTTTGGGTGGTTATG GTCGTGGTGGTGGAGGCAGTGGAGGTTACTACGGGCAAGGCGGCATGAGTGGAGGTGGATGGCGTGGGATGTACTGA
- the HNRNPH3 gene encoding heterogeneous nuclear ribonucleoprotein H3 isoform X3, whose translation MDWVMKHNGPNDASDGTVRLRGLPFGCSKEEIVQFFQGLEIVPNGITLTMDYQGRSTGEAFVQFASKEIAENALGKHKERIGHRYIEIFRSSRSEIKGFYDPPRRLLGQRPGPYDRPIGGRGGYYGAGRGSYGGFDDYGGYNNYGYGNDGFDDRMRDGRGMGGHGYGGAGDASSGFHGGHFVHMRGLPFRATENDIANFFSPLNPIRVHIDIGADGRATGEADVEFVTHEDAVAAMSKDKNNMQHRYIELFLNSTPGGGSGMGGSGMGGYGRDGMDNQGGYGSVGRMGMGNNYSGGYGTPDGLGGYGRGGGGSGGYYGQGGMSGGGWRGMY comes from the exons ATGGATTGGGTTATGAAACATAATGGTCCAAATGACGCTAGTGATGGGACAGTACGACTTCGTGGACTACCATTTGGTTGCAGCAAAGAGGAAATAGTTCAGTTCTTTCAAG GGTTGGAAATCGTGCCAAATGGGATAACATTGACGATGGACTACCAGGGGAGAAGCACAGGGGAGGCCTTCGTGCAGTTTGCTTCAAAGGAGATAGCAGAAAATGCTCTGGGGAAACACAAGGAAAGAATAGGGCACAG GTATATTGAGATCTTCAGAAGTAGCAGGAGTGAAATCAAAGGATTTTATGATCCACCAAGAAGATTGCTGGGACAGCGACCGGGACCATATGATAGACCAATAGGAGGAAGAGGGGGTTATTATGGAGCTGGGCGTGGAA GTTATGGAGGTTTTGATGACTATGGTGGCTATAATAATTACGGCTATGGGAATGATGGCTTTGATGACAGAATGAGAGATGGAAgag GTATGGGAGGCCATGGCTATGGTGGAGCTGGTGATGCAAGTTCAGGTTTTCATGGTGGTCATTTTGTACATATGAGAGGGTTGCCTTTTCGTGCGACTGAAAATGACATTGCTAAT ttcttctcaCCACTAAATCCAATACGAGTTCATATTGATATTGGAGCTGATGGCAGAGCCACAGGAGAAGCAGATGTAGAGTTTGTGACACATGAAGATGCAGTAGCTGCCATgtctaaagataaaaataacatgC aacatCGATATATTGAACTCTTCTTGAATTCTACTCCTGGAGGCGGCTCTGGCATGGGAGGTTCTGGAATGGGAGGCTACGGAAGAGATGGAATGG ataatcagGGAGGCTATGGATCAGTTGGAAGAATGGGAATGGGGAACAATTACAGTGGAGGATACGGTACTCCTGATGGTTTGGGTGGTTATG GTCGTGGTGGTGGAGGCAGTGGAGGTTACTACGGGCAAGGCGGCATGAGTGGAGGTGGATGGCGTGGGATGTACTGA
- the HNRNPH3 gene encoding heterogeneous nuclear ribonucleoprotein H3 isoform X5, translating to MRDGRGMGGHGYGGAGDASSGFHGGHFVHMRGLPFRATENDIANFFSPLNPIRVHIDIGADGRATGEADVEFVTHEDAVAAMSKDKNNMQHRYIELFLNSTPGGGSGMGGSGMGGYGRDGMDNQGGYGSVGRMGMGNNYSGGYGTPDGLGGYGRGGGGSGGYYGQGGMSGGGWRGMY from the exons ATGAGAGATGGAAgag GTATGGGAGGCCATGGCTATGGTGGAGCTGGTGATGCAAGTTCAGGTTTTCATGGTGGTCATTTTGTACATATGAGAGGGTTGCCTTTTCGTGCGACTGAAAATGACATTGCTAAT ttcttctcaCCACTAAATCCAATACGAGTTCATATTGATATTGGAGCTGATGGCAGAGCCACAGGAGAAGCAGATGTAGAGTTTGTGACACATGAAGATGCAGTAGCTGCCATgtctaaagataaaaataacatgC aacatCGATATATTGAACTCTTCTTGAATTCTACTCCTGGAGGCGGCTCTGGCATGGGAGGTTCTGGAATGGGAGGCTACGGAAGAGATGGAATGG ataatcagGGAGGCTATGGATCAGTTGGAAGAATGGGAATGGGGAACAATTACAGTGGAGGATACGGTACTCCTGATGGTTTGGGTGGTTATG GTCGTGGTGGTGGAGGCAGTGGAGGTTACTACGGGCAAGGCGGCATGAGTGGAGGTGGATGGCGTGGGATGTACTGA